Sequence from the Panicum virgatum strain AP13 chromosome 5N, P.virgatum_v5, whole genome shotgun sequence genome:
ggccgggccgcccgTTTGGCCACCTATACTCTCTTCTCTTGTAAGGTTTAAGAAGTTTCCAATAACTTACCATGATTTTGGTCAAAATGATTGATTTCTAGGCATAAACCAATTGATAGCCAAATCTTATTGGCATACCTTGGTTTTGGCACGGCAAAAATTGGTAAGCAAACCAAGCAGGCTCTTATTACCAATGTAACTTGTTCTCCAAATGATCCACAAATCTGCAGTCTGATGAGACGGCCGTTCTGAAGCACTTCAACTGGCCGGAGAGGAAAGCCGATGCGCTTCGTGAAGCCGCATCCGAGTACCGGCATCTCAAGTGCCTTCTAGCCGACATCTCTTCCTTGAACGATGACGGTGGCAGTCCTTCGCCCTGCGACGCGATTCTCAGGAAGACCTCAAGCTTGCTGGACAGGTACGCATCGCAACAGCAGTAACAAAAGTTTTCTGCAGCACTGCGCAAATCCTTCGCTAATGCTAATAACTAATTGAATGTACGATCCGCTGCTTGCCAGATTGGAGAAGAGCATGAGCAGGCTGGTGAATCTGAGGAGCTCGGCGATGCCGTCCTACAAGGAGCTGCGAATCCCAACTGACTGGATGCTTGATTCAGGGGTTGTCTCGAAGGTTGTCCCGTCCGTCTAGCTCGATCTTGCTGTGGTCTACCATTAGTGAAAGGTTAAGTGGGTTGGAGTAAGCTGCTTGCTCTGTGCAGATCAGGATGGCGTCGGTGAACCTAGCGAAGGTGTACACGAAGAGAGTCCTCAAGGAGCTGGATGGCAGGGATACGGCTGGGAATGAGGCTGCTCTGGTCGCTCAGAGCGTGCGCTTCACCTACAGGGTGCACCAGGTTCGCCACGCTCTACATGATGCATCTTGCTCAACTCCTTCAAAGATGGCTATGAATCCTGGACGGCTGGACACAGTAATCTATATGTTATGATGGTTTTGTAGTTTGCTGGAGGGCTCGATTGCGAAGCGATGCACGCCTTTGAAGAGCTAAGAAGGCGGGTTCGTCCGGTCTCCTCGTCTTAGCTACATCTACATGGACATGGTGGACATCAAGATTCAAGCCCACCCACTAGATCCCCTTCTTCTTTCGCGCTGTTCATTTGGCAACAAACAagtagtactgttctctcatactaaatcagcaccagctaccagccagtcagcagtactgttctctcataacaaatcagcactagccactagtcacagccaagcgaacacagcgaaaAGTATAGCATTATCGTTGTGGCGCCTGTCATCTGAGGGCTTGTGCAATGTGACATGTAATGAGGCAACAAAGAGTTGGTTTAAGCGCCCGCGAACTCCAATGCTAATGTCCAGCGCTAGGCAGATCCATGGCGACGGCCGTGGAGCTGCCATGCTTACGAGAGACACCAAGCACGGCACTCACTGCACTCCGAGGTGCCAGCTGCGTGGTCAGGTCGGGACGGTGTCTAGCCGtggaaggctttgccatctctGATCGGTTTCGTTAAGCAATCAATTCGATGCTTGACCACGATCCGCCGCGACACCATGCGTGGACGCGACAGGAAGATTTGTGTGGGCCTCCCGCAAGGCCATCCAGATCTTACACCAGCATTGGCTGAATGCTACAGGGGTGCAAACAAGTTCGCAACTGCCCCAGAAAAATCAGATGCAAACAAGGAACTTTCCAACGATAACTCGCCACCACGTGACCTGCGGCTGAAAACTAAAACTGATCTAAGAAAAACATTTCCTTGGAACCTGAACGGTATATTTTCTCAGTGGATCAACGTTTCATGATCATAAAAGAAGTATTACACGCAATGCACTTATATTGGCGGAGGTTGCGCCGGGCTCCGTACAGAACTACTACTCACTAATCGTTACCGTGCTCCCGATGCCCATATCCCGTCCCATCAGGCGATGAGGCTCTGAGATATGCAAAAGAATGTGGTTTCTCTCCGTGTCTCTTCAGATTTCCTGTCATTCGGGTCTTGTAACTTCAGCAAGCAGGTAGATACAACAACAGCTGGCATTGGACGGAACTGATCTGCCGTGCGCCTACTTGTTTGCCATAGATGAGTCCATAACACTGCATGACTTGTCCATGAACTGCAGAAATGCGGAGGGGTAATATTAGGAAGGAATCATAAATGTAACTTCCTAGATAGGCAAGAATAATGAGGTGAGAATCGAGATTCAGTCTTCACAAAAGTACAGAGTAACTACCATTCTAACATTGCAACTGTCTCCTTAGGTCTGAGTAAGCAATCCGGTTTAATTATTCTAACAGATTATAGTAACTACAATTCTTGAGATGCAATTGTGTGACACGCTCCGATAGGAGTAGCTACCTCATGGATAATTACATATCCTACTTATATTTCTTGGGTTACTGCAAACAAGTTCTCATATCCCTACCCATTCTGAATCTTGTAGCAGGTACAGAAAAATACTGAACAAAAATCTCATCTGATAATTTAGAAGACTACAAGGTTATATAGTGACCTACCATATATTAATTAGCACAAATAGAGATGTGTATTTCATATAACTCAAACAAACAATGCATCAAATATATGGAAAAGTCTGCTGCTAAGTCTTACCTTTTTCATAGAATGTAACTCCCGTCCAAAAGGCTCTAGGAACTTCAAATCTATATCAAGGGGCCAAACCTGCATACAAGGAAAAAAATtggtatttaaaaaaaatatatttcacaTTGACTTGGTCCCATTCTCTTTTGTACAGGCAACCAAATTATGTAGGCATTAATGCATTATAGTTTTCAAATTATCACAAAAGCAAACAAATGTAAAGAGCGGGACATGCAATGCATTCCAGTAACCAAACACCCTAATATGAGTTGATTTATAGAATGTAttttgtatctctgatgcaATTTACATGACCACAAACTTGCCAATTAACACTTCGAACAATGGTCTTTGCTTTAATAATTACAACAGCAGCCTTCAATAGTGAAAAATCAGTTTCATAAACATGATCATGAAAGTGAGAGACACAGGATCAACGTACAATAATCTCCATAATGAGTAAGGTTTCTACTATTTGCTAAGATAGAAACAGAAAGACTACAGTATGAAAAAATGTGAAGCAGTACAGAGTATCAACCATAATTAGAAGTTAAAAGCACAGCCAAATTAACTGACACTAGACACCTTTAATGCTTTCATGTAACTATGTGGTTCTTTCTTGTTATTTGTACTGCAACGAAAATGACAAAACCGACCACACAACCTGTCAAATTGCGAGCTAGGCATGGCAGTTGATGATGAAATCAACAACAATCGATGATGAAATCAACGATCAACCAACTGACCCAGAAGGTCAGGGCTTCGAAGCAGGACACACATAATTGATCGAGATCAGCCACGAGCCCACGAGCACCATCTCGGAACAGACTTAATACCATCGAATAGCTAATCGCTACATCAATCGCATATGAAGCAAGACGGAATTTCAAACAAACTAAGATCAGGATGTTGATGGATTCATACCTTGAGCCCCATGAGCCTTAGCGGTGCCTGCTGCCCGGGTACGATGCACTCCGGCCCGGCTGCCTCCGCGAAGGCCTCCATGGCCAGCCCCTCCCCGATCGGATCCGGATGCTGCGGAGAAACCAACCAGCCTCCAGAATCAGCCTTCCTCCCCACCAACCTTAACCCAAACCAACCGCAATCAAGCCGGGAGGACGGGTGCGCTGCGCACGTACCTTCATGACGGCGAGGGAGTACGCGGCGGAGTCGTCCTGCGCGGCGACGCGCAGGACGGGCGCGTGGTGGATGCGCGGGACGGGCCGGATCCCCTGGCCGCCCggggcggtggccgcggcggcgcgccaggGCGCGTCGTCGCCCGCCAGGAGCGGGCGCTTGGAGCCGGCGTGGGGGGAGACGGACGAggccgcgggggcggcggtggtggccgccgggagggcggccggcgaggaggtggtggtggtgagggACGCCATCGGATAAGGCGGAGGGGGGCGGGGGGTTCCGCTTGCGTGTTGGGCTCGCTCGCGCTGTGGGGAGGCGAGAGGCGAGAGATGGGAGCGGGTGGGGGGAGGGATCTTTTATCAACCGCGGGGGCCGGGTGGCCCAATGTCAGTTTTACGATCGCCCGCTCGGAAGATCCTCTCGCGGTCGACCGACCGACCGTCCACCACGTgcggcttctttcccttttcccgtgtttgtttgtttctcattttcttttcctcctctcTCGCGTTTCACATTCCCATTCCTTCCCTCTTCCCGATCTAGAGCAGTGCAGCCGGAAGGTCGCTCGGGGCTGCGCCGACGGCGCGCGCCACCGGAGAACGTCGGGCTGCCCCCACCCCACCTATTCCTCTCTTCATCGGCAGATCTCGGCCGGCGCGTTTGAGCGGCTGCGGGCCGGCGCGCTCGAGCAGCTCGTCCGTACAGTAGTAGCAGCAGGCTACCCCCGTGTCCGATCCGCTGCTCCCTCGCCGTCCGGAGGTGGCTTCCGCCGCCTTCGCCCTCACCTCGtcggcggcctccgccgtcTCCGCCTAGTCCAAGGCACGACCTGCCCCTAACCCTCAGTCCCTACCATTTTGCTGCTCTACTGGTCCAGGGTCTGAATGTCTTCTGTGATGGCTTGTTGATGGGCGCATGTGCTTGGAGAGGGAAAGAATCAGGGGAGAAATTAAATGGCTGCCGTGTGGGGATCACGGGGAAGGTGACCGCCTGCTGGCTTTTCTAATTGCTCATACTCGTAGCCTCGTACTGCTTATTTGGATCATGGAGTTGATTTGGCGAATTACTTGGATGTTGTAGCATGAGATGCCCATGGGCCATGGTTATCGTCGTGTATGGTCTGTCAATTGTTAGCCAGCAGTTCCTTAATTAGCAATTCATGAATTGAGACAACTTATAGCTTTTTTGCCGAATTCTAGTCTATGTGATCTGCTATGTTATCAGTTACTGCAGGTTTCTAGGACATTATCTGCCTTCCCATATAAGCATGTAGGTTACTGTTGAGTAAGCAGCAGGATTGTTCTGCTAACCATTGATCTATAAGCATGTCACAGGATCATCAACTTTGAATGGAGGACTACTTGCTTTAATAACTTCTGCAAGAAAAGATATGCTCCATACTATGTTTCTACATGCATATAATATCATAAGTTCACTTATGAACACATCTGTTGGAGCTTAAGTGCTTTCAGAGCATAAGCAAATAATTGTCTTAAGAGTTCTGAATTGAACCGAGAACCTCATTTCATGATAAATAAAATGACGCACCAAGTGCTGTATAGGAATGATTATTATTTTGATTGGTACACACTTTAAATTTCCTATGCTGAAGCTAAGACGCATCACTATTGACAGGCTAGCAAGTTATGATAATTTTCTTCTTCATTGAGGGTGATGTTTTGTATTTTTGTTGCCTTTTATTTAGTGTGCACTCCTGTGTGAAGCTTTGACATCTCTTTGTGCAATGATGTGATTTATGCTTTGAGTTATGATTGCTCTTTTCTTGAACGCAGAACTTTGGCCATGTTATGATGGCCCTTGCAGTGGATGTTTTTCGTTTTGTGGGAGTGCCAGCGGCTCCACCAGACCCAATTCTTGGGGTTTCAGAAGCCTTTTAAAGCAGATAAAAATGACATGAAGCTCAATCTTCGTGTTGTTGCCTATAGAACAGAAGAGTTGTAGCCCTATGTCCTCAATGTAGTCAAGAAGGTGAGCCTAATGAGCATCAGCATTCTGTTAATAATAGAGGTTCCTGTCTTCATGTTCTCTTTTGCTTGCTGTAGGTTGAAAATCTTATGTTGGAGAAAGGAGAAAACAAAGAGGTACGGTGGAAATTCGGAATTCAAGTTGCATGGTCATAAGAATTCATTTCTCCTtagtttatttttgttttatgtaTCTGAAACTGAAGGAAAGTTCTGGATTGTGGTGCAGTATCTTCCTATTGAAGGCTTAACAGCATTTACCAAAGCAACTGCAGAGCTACTCCTTGGATCTGACAACCCCGTCATCAAGCATGGACTGGTATGTACTATGCTGCACTTGCTGCCGGTATTGTACCTGTAGTGTTTCATGTAATGCAAATAGTGTTTCACAAGCTGGGCTTGAGTCTACTTGAGCTTTGACTGACAAGTTCTAGCTCTTAATCCACTTATGCTTGTCTCGGGTTGAAATTCATATTAATGACTGAGCCATCACCATCGAAACTTTATTTTCTATGGCTCATTATTGACTAAGTTGGAACACCCTACATTAGTTAACTATAGCTACCTAATGCAAAAGGAGGTAGGGGATAGTTATCAATTCTTTGTAGGCCACTGAACCATTTCATTTATAGCATATCAACAGACCTTTTAGAGAAATGCATTTCAAGTGGAAAAATATTGTTAACAAAAGCTTTGTGGTGTGGCTCTGTATACAGCTACTTAATTCGGCTCTTTTCTTTGTTATTTCAGTTTCTGTAGCAAGTCATCAACAATATGGAGTAGAGGAAGAGGACATGGATCTGGAGTTCTAGACAGTTTATAAATCAAATGTCACAAGTATGTGCTCAACTGACTACCGTTGCTGTCTTGATGCTCGGTTTTACACTTTTATACCAAGTAGTATGTACtgtataatatttttttctaaggAAAGTTATACAAATGGTTTTTTTCCTAAGCAAAGTTATGTATAAAAAGTCTAAAAAGTTTATACAAAATAGATATTGATGAAGTTTTGGTACAAAAGTTATAtagaaaaatatacaaataaggTATGCGGTAAAATATTTacatgaaatcatataaaaaagtttAAACCAAAATTTTTCAATAAATTGTTAGGAGAGTTTGCTAGAAAAAGTTCTACGCTTGAATGACCTTCATATTTTTAGTTGAAAAAGTTTTCCTACAAGAAATTTCCAAAAATATTCCAAAGGGATAATTTTTCCATGGAAAAACTTATTCCTCCAGAATTTTGGTTTTTTAGTTGATAAAAGATATTTGCAAATATCTTTTATGTAAGTTTAGTTAAAAGTTATTAACAAAAGTTTGGTTGGTAAGTCATTTTTCAAAGTTCTTCCGGTCAATCATTTTCAACCAGCCATACTCGTTCCTACTGCTTAGGGCTAATCACGTCAACCTGTCATACTCAGCCAAACTGATTAGGGCCAATCATGTCATCCAACCATACTCGGCCCAACCAGTTAGGGTTGTCTGGGTTTTTAGGGTTCGACTCCGTCACCATATGTCTGGATTTTAGTATATATCAAGGTTGACTTGCCATACTTTTTCTAACtgattagggtcagtcacgtccACCTGCCATACTCGGTCCAATTGATTAGGGCCAATCACATCAACTTATCATACTTGTCCCAACTAATTAGGGACAGTCACGTCAATCTTCCATACTTGGCCCAACTGATTAGAGACATTCATGTCATCCTGCCATACTCggcccaactgattagggcTAGTCACGTCATCCTGCCATATTCGGCCCAACTGATTAGGGTCCATCATGTCATCCTGCCATACTCAGCCCAACCGGTTAGGGTGATCTGGGTATTAGGGTTCAACTCTGTTACCATATATTTGAAATTTTAGTATATACCAAGATTGATTTGCCATACCAGGcccaactgattagggtcaATCACGTCCACCTACCATACTTGGCCCAATTGATTAGGGTCGGTCACGTCATCCTGCCATACTTGAACTAACTGATTAGGGCCATCCATTATTTTTTTTGTCTCTAATTACGTGTAATTTTCCTTGACCTTTTTTCTCTTCATCTTCGCATCAAAACTTTAAGCTTCATATTTTGTCTTATATTATACAAAAATTATACTAAAATAATTTTGGTTCAAAAATTTGCGcaatcaatttttttaaaaaaattgcacattattttttgtttctttttttctcttcggTATTTGTTTGAGAGATTGTTTTTCAGTCAAAATTTGCTTCTAACATAATTCTAACATATTTTAGCAAAAATTTTCTTTCTAATTTGCTCAAAAATTTTATCATCATTTTTTCTACTAAATTACTTTTTGTTTGATAACATATGTATGTTTAAAAGTGTATCTTCGAAATTACTTTTTCTCATCAAAATTTTTCCTGCAAAAATTTCCCCAAATTTTATAACTTGTTTTTTTCCACCcatatttttctcattacttTATTTTTGTAACTATGTACATTTTTAAATCTTATATGACTACAAATTTGTTATCTGAAGTTATATAATGTTTCTACAGTAGTTTTCTACAAAACGTTTTGCACAAAAGTTTGGATATGTCATCAGTTAACTTCTAAAAAAGTTTTTTCAACATAGCATTTTATAGAAAAGTTTTCTGGATAAATCATCTAAAAAGACCACTTGAAATATTTTCAGGAAATGTAGGCTTTTTTATATAAGTTTTCGCAATTAAATTTTTATCTACATAAGTTTTCTGGATGAAATAAAATGCTTTTTGCTACAAATTATTTCAAaacaattaatttttttctataaaaaagTTTTTCTCATATCCCTCCTGTTGTTCGGCATCAATTGATCCCCCCCCCACCTCTGTTTTGTGTTTTTTTAGGAACAAATCTACAACTATAGGGTTAAAGCAGCAGTGTACATCCTTTTAGACAGTGAAAAAGGTACGCCACCGTAACATCATGTTTTTACATTGTACACTTAGGAAAATAGGAAATAAAAATGATGTAATATCCATCTTTTTtgtagctgttgttgtactTTAGTATCATAATCCCCCTAGGatagaaccccccccccccccccccccccccccccaccacccaCCCACACAACGTACTGTCTGCAGTCTTTGTATCATGTTCTTATGTTTGCACCACGGgcaaaaattcatatttatttttatattcgAAACTTTTTGTACAAGTGTACAGATGTGTGTGGTGCTTTCAGGCCATGTTGCAacacatgatgatgatgatcctttCAGGAGATGGTATAAGTAGAACTGAAACTCTACATTGTATAAGTAGTTAGCATCTTAGCTATGTATTTGACAGTATGGAGATGCCCATGCCGAGAGAAACATGCACTGCATGAAGACCTCTTACTTATCCATTGCTAAAAGTAAGCCATCAACTTCACTATTTCTTACCATAATCTTGCCGTAGGTTGTGCACCAGAATTTTGTGGAAATTAGCTGAAACATGGCTTCCAGGAGGTAATGTCAGGATACTTAACTTATACAATGGAAACATATACTATTGTGGTTGTTTGCGTTTGTATGTCTGAAATGCACCCGTAGCATTAGCGCGGGCACTCTACTATGTTGGATAGGATAATAAGGATGTTGATGTTTATGACTGTTTTATGTTTTCCTATGGTCATGATGTATGTCATGAAGTAATTTCTGAATGTGATTCTGTAGCCAAAGTTTGGTCTGGAACCATATGATGGCTTTGTATGCCTGAAATTTATCTATAGCGTTAGcacttaattttttaaaaaaggttTCACATGTTTGGAAGCAGCTAGGAAGCATTGGCAATATTCATGCTGTATATTGGGGAGGTGTATGAGTTGAGATtgatttcttctcttttctttcgTATATGAAACTATATTTACTTCGATGGATTTTCTTAACAGGAATAAACTTTGGGACATGCTCTGGTCATGCTTTGGAATTACACTTTGCATCCGTAAAGGGATCCTTGTGTTTGCGGTTTTGCCGTCCGATTCAAAAGTAAATGGAACAAAAAGTAAGTTTCAACTCTGGTTAATATTATCTCTTTGTTGCAGGCGTACCTCAAATACCACTAGAGGCCTCAAAAGAAATGCTACAACGGGCGCTGGATTTGCTGCAACAGATGAGTACTCACTCTGTGTGTTGTTATATACATTTAGCTGAAATGTGGCTAAACCAATAGGTGGTTACATTACCTTTTTACGATAGACTGATATTGTCTATCTATAATACACTGATGATTGTAAGTTAGAGATGGTATACTTTCCATAAGTCACTGCATATTTTGAAGACAATAATTAATAATAGCTTTCATTTAGCCCACTTTTCAACCAGTCTATGCAATGATCTACAGGTGGATCAGTCAACTTCAGGACATATGTATCCCACTGTGCTCTCTGCAATGGTCCATAGTTCTACTTATTAGCAAGAGTGATTCCCTGCTGACTAACCGTCTAatataaactgatgttttgagatATCTCCAAAGATTACAAATCTTTAAAAACTCATTGGTATTTCTCTATTGTATAAAAATTATGATATAGATTTTATATTATTGCAGCTGAAGGAATTGCACTATGAAATTGATGATTGAAAAGCACGGGCAATCAAGTATTGACTAGATATGCTAATTACTTCACTTCTTGAAAGGATCAAGTTGTTATTTTATTTGATCGAGCAAACCAGCACACACAAGCTGTatctgaaatttttttgaaaaacagcaCAGAAGGGAGAAGGTACAGTACCCCAGCACACACACACTGTATCTGAAAAAAcatttgtcggtaccccaggactggggtaccccctcttgctgtgtccaggcaaggatcttgtagttatccttaactacatccaaacagccggacccctgcggtccggagtcctgttctcccagcagcggcccggaccgttccacagttgggaaaggtccggagacaccacgtgtcccggaagaggcaggaactcgtgcgcaagcagccggggctccgga
This genomic interval carries:
- the LOC120672371 gene encoding uncharacterized protein LOC120672371, translating into MASLTTTTSSPAALPAATTAAPAASSVSPHAGSKRPLLAGDDAPWRAAAATAPGGQGIRPVPRIHHAPVLRVAAQDDSAAYSLAVMKHPDPIGEGLAMEAFAEAAGPECIVPGQQAPLRLMGLKVWPLDIDLKFLEPFGRELHSMKKFMDKSCSVMDSSMANK